The following are encoded together in the Mastacembelus armatus chromosome 6, fMasArm1.2, whole genome shotgun sequence genome:
- the hexa gene encoding beta-hexosaminidase subunit alpha isoform X2: protein MYAFGSRGNTGPNFNLLLLIISQLGLHTVEGVWPLPQALASSAERYSLNPQAFDFAYGKRSAAQQGCSVLDAAFKRYFTLIFQDYTSANDVLQLSEDKPFTVEVSVDHDDCESYPKEDSSEKYNMRVSAGQALLNAETVWGAVRGLETFSQLVYQDDSGSYFVNKTEIDDFPRFQFRGILLDTSRHYLPVQAILKTLDAMAYSKFNVLHWHIVDDPSFPYQSYTFPDLSSKGAFHPVTHIYTQSEVRRVISFARLWGIRVLPEFDSPGHTKSWGKGQSNLLTPCYRGGTPSGGDEVDFSCWRSNPTVRSFMQKMRFGVDFTKLQAFYMENIVNITSALNKTSVVWQDVFDYHKRRSSLSVVEVWREGCYLCEVRKVTKAGLRVILASPWYLDQAGPKHNWARYYSVWPLAFKGSEEQKKLVIGGEVCMWGEYVDATNLAPRLWPRASAAAERLWSDEKQTSSVAKAFPRLQDFRCMLLRRGIQAEPLTIGHCQHEYLGV from the exons ATGTACGCATTTGGTTCTAGAGGAAACACTGGTCCAAATTTTAATTTGCTATTATTAATTATCTCCCAGCTGGGCCTGCACACAGTGGAGGGAGTATGGCCATTGCCACAGGCTCTTGCCTCCTCAGCAGAGCGATACTCGCTGAACCCACAGGCTTTCGACTTTGCTTACGGTAAACGGTCAGCCGCACAGCAGGGCTGTTCTGTGCTGGATGCTGCATTCAAGAGATATTTTACTCTCATTTTTCAAGACTATACATCTG CAAATGATGTTCTGCAATTAAGTGAGGACAAACCTTTTACTGTGGAGGTCAGTGTTGACCATGATGACTGTGAGAGTTACCCAAAGGAGGACTCCTCTGAGAAAT ATAATATGCGTGTCTCTGCAGGACAAGCATTGCTGAATGCAGAAACAGTGTGGGGTGCTGTGAGAG GTCTGGAAACCTTCAGTCAGCTGGTGTATCAAGATGATTCAGGCTCA tattttgtgAATAAGACAGAGATTGATGACTTCCCCCGGTTTCAGTTCAGAGGAATTTTGTTGGATACTTCCCGTCATTATTTACCAGTGCAGGCCATTTTAAAAACTCTG GATGCAATGGCCTACAGTAAGTTCAATGTGTTGCACTGGCACATTGTTGATGACCCCTCATTCCCTTACCAGAGCTACACCTTTCCAGACCTTTCTAGTAAG GGGGCTTTCCATCCAGTGACTCACATCTACACACAGTCAGAAGTGAGAAGGGTGATCTCATTTGCCAGGCTCTGGGGAATAAGGGTCCTTCCTGAGTTTGATTCACCAGGCCACACCAAATCCTGGGGAAAAG GGCAGTCCAACCTGTTGACTCCCTGCTACAGAGGGGGTACCCCTTCAG GAGGAGATGAGGTTGACTTTTCCTGCTG GAGATCCAATCCTACTGTGCGCTCATTCATGCAGAAGATGAGGTTTGGAGTAGACTTTACCAAACTGCAAGCATTCTACATGGAGAA CATTGTGAATATCACTTCAGCTCTCAACAAGACATCTGTTGTGTGGCAGGATGTTTTTGACTACCATAAACGA CGCAGCTCTCTATCAGTGGTGGAGGTATGGAGAGAGGGTTGTTACCTGTGTGAAGTACGCAAGGTGACTAAAGCAGGACTCAGGGTGATTCTGGCCTCTCCATGGTATTTGGACCAGGCAGGACCCAAACATAATTGGGCCCGCTACTACAGTGTGTGGCCCCTCGCCTTCAAGG GCAGCGAGGAACAGAAGAAGCTGGTGATAGGGGGAGAAGTCTGCATGTGGGGGGAATATGTTGATGCCACCAATCTCGCCCCCCGTCTCTG GCCGAGGGCaagtgctgcagcagagagacTGTGGAGTGATGAGAAGCAGACTTCCAGTGTGGCCAAAGCATTTCCTCGTTTACAGGACTTTCGCTGTATGCTCCTGAG GCGTGGCATCCAGGCAGAGCCTCTAACCATTGGGCACTGCCAACATGAGTACCTAGGTGTCTGA
- the hexa gene encoding beta-hexosaminidase subunit alpha isoform X1: protein MYAFGSRGNTGPNFNLLLLIISQLGLHTVEGVWPLPQALASSAERYSLNPQAFDFAYGKRSAAQQGCSVLDAAFKRYFTLIFQDYTSANDVLQLSEDKPFTVEVSVDHDDCESYPKEDSSEKYNMRVSAGQALLNAETVWGAVRGLETFSQLVYQDDSGSYFVNKTEIDDFPRFQFRGILLDTSRHYLPVQAILKTLDAMAYSKFNVLHWHIVDDPSFPYQSYTFPDLSSKGAFHPVTHIYTQSEVRRVISFARLWGIRVLPEFDSPGHTKSWGKGQSNLLTPCYRGGTPSGTFGPINPVLPSTYQFMERLFKEVSSLFPDSYIHLGGDEVDFSCWRSNPTVRSFMQKMRFGVDFTKLQAFYMENIVNITSALNKTSVVWQDVFDYHKRRSSLSVVEVWREGCYLCEVRKVTKAGLRVILASPWYLDQAGPKHNWARYYSVWPLAFKGSEEQKKLVIGGEVCMWGEYVDATNLAPRLWPRASAAAERLWSDEKQTSSVAKAFPRLQDFRCMLLRRGIQAEPLTIGHCQHEYLGV from the exons ATGTACGCATTTGGTTCTAGAGGAAACACTGGTCCAAATTTTAATTTGCTATTATTAATTATCTCCCAGCTGGGCCTGCACACAGTGGAGGGAGTATGGCCATTGCCACAGGCTCTTGCCTCCTCAGCAGAGCGATACTCGCTGAACCCACAGGCTTTCGACTTTGCTTACGGTAAACGGTCAGCCGCACAGCAGGGCTGTTCTGTGCTGGATGCTGCATTCAAGAGATATTTTACTCTCATTTTTCAAGACTATACATCTG CAAATGATGTTCTGCAATTAAGTGAGGACAAACCTTTTACTGTGGAGGTCAGTGTTGACCATGATGACTGTGAGAGTTACCCAAAGGAGGACTCCTCTGAGAAAT ATAATATGCGTGTCTCTGCAGGACAAGCATTGCTGAATGCAGAAACAGTGTGGGGTGCTGTGAGAG GTCTGGAAACCTTCAGTCAGCTGGTGTATCAAGATGATTCAGGCTCA tattttgtgAATAAGACAGAGATTGATGACTTCCCCCGGTTTCAGTTCAGAGGAATTTTGTTGGATACTTCCCGTCATTATTTACCAGTGCAGGCCATTTTAAAAACTCTG GATGCAATGGCCTACAGTAAGTTCAATGTGTTGCACTGGCACATTGTTGATGACCCCTCATTCCCTTACCAGAGCTACACCTTTCCAGACCTTTCTAGTAAG GGGGCTTTCCATCCAGTGACTCACATCTACACACAGTCAGAAGTGAGAAGGGTGATCTCATTTGCCAGGCTCTGGGGAATAAGGGTCCTTCCTGAGTTTGATTCACCAGGCCACACCAAATCCTGGGGAAAAG GGCAGTCCAACCTGTTGACTCCCTGCTACAGAGGGGGTACCCCTTCAGGTACTTTTGGTCCTATTAATCCAGTTTTACCCAGCACCTATCAATTCATGGAGAGACTGTTTAAGGAAGTGTCATCGTTGTTTCCTGATTCCTATATCCACTTAGGAGGAGATGAGGTTGACTTTTCCTGCTG GAGATCCAATCCTACTGTGCGCTCATTCATGCAGAAGATGAGGTTTGGAGTAGACTTTACCAAACTGCAAGCATTCTACATGGAGAA CATTGTGAATATCACTTCAGCTCTCAACAAGACATCTGTTGTGTGGCAGGATGTTTTTGACTACCATAAACGA CGCAGCTCTCTATCAGTGGTGGAGGTATGGAGAGAGGGTTGTTACCTGTGTGAAGTACGCAAGGTGACTAAAGCAGGACTCAGGGTGATTCTGGCCTCTCCATGGTATTTGGACCAGGCAGGACCCAAACATAATTGGGCCCGCTACTACAGTGTGTGGCCCCTCGCCTTCAAGG GCAGCGAGGAACAGAAGAAGCTGGTGATAGGGGGAGAAGTCTGCATGTGGGGGGAATATGTTGATGCCACCAATCTCGCCCCCCGTCTCTG GCCGAGGGCaagtgctgcagcagagagacTGTGGAGTGATGAGAAGCAGACTTCCAGTGTGGCCAAAGCATTTCCTCGTTTACAGGACTTTCGCTGTATGCTCCTGAG GCGTGGCATCCAGGCAGAGCCTCTAACCATTGGGCACTGCCAACATGAGTACCTAGGTGTCTGA
- the hexa gene encoding beta-hexosaminidase subunit alpha isoform X4 translates to MYAFGSRGNTGPNFNLLLLIISQLGLHTVEGVWPLPQALASSAERYSLNPQAFDFAYGKRSAAQQGCSVLDAAFKRYFTLIFQDYTSANDVLQLSEDKPFTVEVSVDHDDCESYPKEDSSEKYNMRVSAGQALLNAETVWGAVRGLETFSQLVYQDDSGSYFVNKTEIDDFPRFQFRGILLDTSRHYLPVQAILKTLDAMAYSKFNVLHWHIVDDPSFPYQSYTFPDLSSKGAFHPVTHIYTQSEVRRVISFARLWGIRVLPEFDSPGHTKSWGKGQSNLLTPCYRGGTPSGTFGPINPVLPSTYQFMERLFKEVSSLFPDSYIHLGGDEVDFSCWRSNPTVRSFMQKMRFGVDFTKLQAFYMENIVNITSALNKTSVVWQDVFDYHKRRSSLSVVEVWREGCYLCEVRKVTKAGLRVILASPWYLDQAGPKHNWARYYSVWPLAFKG, encoded by the exons ATGTACGCATTTGGTTCTAGAGGAAACACTGGTCCAAATTTTAATTTGCTATTATTAATTATCTCCCAGCTGGGCCTGCACACAGTGGAGGGAGTATGGCCATTGCCACAGGCTCTTGCCTCCTCAGCAGAGCGATACTCGCTGAACCCACAGGCTTTCGACTTTGCTTACGGTAAACGGTCAGCCGCACAGCAGGGCTGTTCTGTGCTGGATGCTGCATTCAAGAGATATTTTACTCTCATTTTTCAAGACTATACATCTG CAAATGATGTTCTGCAATTAAGTGAGGACAAACCTTTTACTGTGGAGGTCAGTGTTGACCATGATGACTGTGAGAGTTACCCAAAGGAGGACTCCTCTGAGAAAT ATAATATGCGTGTCTCTGCAGGACAAGCATTGCTGAATGCAGAAACAGTGTGGGGTGCTGTGAGAG GTCTGGAAACCTTCAGTCAGCTGGTGTATCAAGATGATTCAGGCTCA tattttgtgAATAAGACAGAGATTGATGACTTCCCCCGGTTTCAGTTCAGAGGAATTTTGTTGGATACTTCCCGTCATTATTTACCAGTGCAGGCCATTTTAAAAACTCTG GATGCAATGGCCTACAGTAAGTTCAATGTGTTGCACTGGCACATTGTTGATGACCCCTCATTCCCTTACCAGAGCTACACCTTTCCAGACCTTTCTAGTAAG GGGGCTTTCCATCCAGTGACTCACATCTACACACAGTCAGAAGTGAGAAGGGTGATCTCATTTGCCAGGCTCTGGGGAATAAGGGTCCTTCCTGAGTTTGATTCACCAGGCCACACCAAATCCTGGGGAAAAG GGCAGTCCAACCTGTTGACTCCCTGCTACAGAGGGGGTACCCCTTCAGGTACTTTTGGTCCTATTAATCCAGTTTTACCCAGCACCTATCAATTCATGGAGAGACTGTTTAAGGAAGTGTCATCGTTGTTTCCTGATTCCTATATCCACTTAGGAGGAGATGAGGTTGACTTTTCCTGCTG GAGATCCAATCCTACTGTGCGCTCATTCATGCAGAAGATGAGGTTTGGAGTAGACTTTACCAAACTGCAAGCATTCTACATGGAGAA CATTGTGAATATCACTTCAGCTCTCAACAAGACATCTGTTGTGTGGCAGGATGTTTTTGACTACCATAAACGA CGCAGCTCTCTATCAGTGGTGGAGGTATGGAGAGAGGGTTGTTACCTGTGTGAAGTACGCAAGGTGACTAAAGCAGGACTCAGGGTGATTCTGGCCTCTCCATGGTATTTGGACCAGGCAGGACCCAAACATAATTGGGCCCGCTACTACAGTGTGTGGCCCCTCGCCTTCAAGGGTTAG
- the hexa gene encoding beta-hexosaminidase subunit alpha isoform X3 has translation MLHSRDILLSFFKTIHLVGGTNDVLQLSEDKPFTVEVSVDHDDCESYPKEDSSEKYNMRVSAGQALLNAETVWGAVRGLETFSQLVYQDDSGSYFVNKTEIDDFPRFQFRGILLDTSRHYLPVQAILKTLDAMAYSKFNVLHWHIVDDPSFPYQSYTFPDLSSKGAFHPVTHIYTQSEVRRVISFARLWGIRVLPEFDSPGHTKSWGKGQSNLLTPCYRGGTPSGTFGPINPVLPSTYQFMERLFKEVSSLFPDSYIHLGGDEVDFSCWRSNPTVRSFMQKMRFGVDFTKLQAFYMENIVNITSALNKTSVVWQDVFDYHKRRSSLSVVEVWREGCYLCEVRKVTKAGLRVILASPWYLDQAGPKHNWARYYSVWPLAFKGSEEQKKLVIGGEVCMWGEYVDATNLAPRLWPRASAAAERLWSDEKQTSSVAKAFPRLQDFRCMLLRRGIQAEPLTIGHCQHEYLGV, from the exons ATGCTGCATTCAAGAGATATTTTACTCTCATTTTTCAAGACTATACATCTGGTAGGTGGAA CAAATGATGTTCTGCAATTAAGTGAGGACAAACCTTTTACTGTGGAGGTCAGTGTTGACCATGATGACTGTGAGAGTTACCCAAAGGAGGACTCCTCTGAGAAAT ATAATATGCGTGTCTCTGCAGGACAAGCATTGCTGAATGCAGAAACAGTGTGGGGTGCTGTGAGAG GTCTGGAAACCTTCAGTCAGCTGGTGTATCAAGATGATTCAGGCTCA tattttgtgAATAAGACAGAGATTGATGACTTCCCCCGGTTTCAGTTCAGAGGAATTTTGTTGGATACTTCCCGTCATTATTTACCAGTGCAGGCCATTTTAAAAACTCTG GATGCAATGGCCTACAGTAAGTTCAATGTGTTGCACTGGCACATTGTTGATGACCCCTCATTCCCTTACCAGAGCTACACCTTTCCAGACCTTTCTAGTAAG GGGGCTTTCCATCCAGTGACTCACATCTACACACAGTCAGAAGTGAGAAGGGTGATCTCATTTGCCAGGCTCTGGGGAATAAGGGTCCTTCCTGAGTTTGATTCACCAGGCCACACCAAATCCTGGGGAAAAG GGCAGTCCAACCTGTTGACTCCCTGCTACAGAGGGGGTACCCCTTCAGGTACTTTTGGTCCTATTAATCCAGTTTTACCCAGCACCTATCAATTCATGGAGAGACTGTTTAAGGAAGTGTCATCGTTGTTTCCTGATTCCTATATCCACTTAGGAGGAGATGAGGTTGACTTTTCCTGCTG GAGATCCAATCCTACTGTGCGCTCATTCATGCAGAAGATGAGGTTTGGAGTAGACTTTACCAAACTGCAAGCATTCTACATGGAGAA CATTGTGAATATCACTTCAGCTCTCAACAAGACATCTGTTGTGTGGCAGGATGTTTTTGACTACCATAAACGA CGCAGCTCTCTATCAGTGGTGGAGGTATGGAGAGAGGGTTGTTACCTGTGTGAAGTACGCAAGGTGACTAAAGCAGGACTCAGGGTGATTCTGGCCTCTCCATGGTATTTGGACCAGGCAGGACCCAAACATAATTGGGCCCGCTACTACAGTGTGTGGCCCCTCGCCTTCAAGG GCAGCGAGGAACAGAAGAAGCTGGTGATAGGGGGAGAAGTCTGCATGTGGGGGGAATATGTTGATGCCACCAATCTCGCCCCCCGTCTCTG GCCGAGGGCaagtgctgcagcagagagacTGTGGAGTGATGAGAAGCAGACTTCCAGTGTGGCCAAAGCATTTCCTCGTTTACAGGACTTTCGCTGTATGCTCCTGAG GCGTGGCATCCAGGCAGAGCCTCTAACCATTGGGCACTGCCAACATGAGTACCTAGGTGTCTGA